A window from Longimicrobium terrae encodes these proteins:
- a CDS encoding methyl-accepting chemotaxis protein: MNNGGWYTLGRVVAGGPRRLRERLGALGFRGRIELLPRLAIAALATVLVVGALSSLNNLRQVERIGSLHVPAVQRSRDLSETLDAVHREFRDAVALRDTAMLTDTDTLRSHFLADARGLGEIGAVDEDEAASLGEAFDAWYTRARRTTSRFIGGESSPEMIADLQAMTAGRAELGTRIARVRSAREADIAQVFRASRWMGIGTLLFVLAVAAAAGWLLWRISREVLGSVTAQVDEAVQVAERVSAGDVDGVEARGIETVEADAGGTDELGRLVAAMRGMVAYLREMAQAADRIAGGDLSVPVHPRSERDTFGHAFQRMTTSLRSMAEVADEIAAGDLTRRVEPRSDEDRFGRAFSGMQARLSSVIDEIRGATHTMSASAAELAASAQELSATATQQAHAVMETTEALSEVNAVAQGSATRSRDMRAVVLRGAGHAERGAAAAVETVEAMNAITRRISVIHYLADQTNLLALNAAIEAARAGEHGRGFSVVAAEVRTLAERSQEAAREIGAIAASSSGVADRSAGLMTALEPVIREAAALMEEVAESSTRQSEQLAGVGERTVEMDQITQNNVAASQELSSTAEKLAAEADQLQALVSFFRIRGHHDR, translated from the coding sequence ATGAACAACGGCGGCTGGTACACCCTGGGCCGCGTGGTGGCGGGCGGACCCAGGCGGCTGCGGGAGCGGCTGGGCGCCCTGGGCTTTCGCGGGCGCATTGAACTCCTTCCCCGGCTTGCGATCGCGGCGTTGGCCACGGTGCTGGTTGTGGGCGCGCTGTCGTCGCTCAACAACCTGCGCCAGGTGGAGCGCATCGGCTCGCTGCACGTGCCCGCCGTGCAGCGCAGCCGCGACCTGAGCGAAACGCTGGACGCCGTGCACCGCGAGTTCCGCGACGCCGTGGCGCTTCGCGATACGGCCATGCTTACGGATACCGACACGCTGCGCTCGCACTTTCTGGCCGACGCGCGCGGCCTGGGCGAGATCGGCGCGGTGGACGAGGACGAGGCGGCGTCGCTGGGCGAGGCGTTCGACGCCTGGTACACGCGCGCGCGCCGCACCACGTCGCGCTTCATCGGCGGGGAAAGCAGCCCGGAGATGATCGCCGACCTGCAGGCGATGACCGCCGGGCGCGCGGAACTGGGCACCCGCATCGCCCGGGTGCGCAGCGCGCGCGAGGCCGACATCGCCCAGGTGTTCCGCGCGTCGCGGTGGATGGGGATCGGCACGCTCCTCTTTGTCCTCGCCGTGGCGGCGGCGGCGGGGTGGCTGCTGTGGCGCATCAGCCGCGAGGTGCTGGGCAGCGTGACCGCGCAGGTGGATGAGGCCGTGCAGGTGGCCGAGCGGGTGAGCGCCGGCGACGTGGACGGCGTGGAGGCCCGCGGCATCGAGACGGTGGAGGCGGACGCGGGCGGGACGGACGAGCTGGGGCGGCTGGTGGCGGCCATGCGCGGGATGGTGGCGTACCTGCGCGAGATGGCGCAGGCGGCGGACCGCATCGCGGGGGGCGACCTGAGCGTTCCCGTCCATCCGCGGTCGGAGCGCGACACATTTGGCCACGCGTTCCAGCGCATGACCACCTCGCTGCGCTCCATGGCCGAGGTGGCCGACGAGATCGCCGCGGGCGACCTGACGCGCCGCGTGGAGCCGCGCTCGGACGAGGACCGCTTCGGACGCGCCTTTTCGGGAATGCAGGCGCGCCTCAGCAGCGTCATCGACGAGATCCGCGGCGCGACGCACACCATGTCGGCCAGCGCGGCGGAGCTGGCGGCGAGCGCGCAGGAGCTTTCCGCCACCGCCACGCAGCAGGCGCACGCGGTGATGGAAACCACCGAGGCGCTGTCGGAGGTGAACGCCGTGGCGCAGGGAAGCGCCACCCGCAGCCGCGACATGCGCGCTGTCGTGCTGCGCGGCGCCGGGCACGCGGAGCGGGGCGCCGCCGCCGCGGTGGAGACGGTGGAGGCGATGAACGCCATCACCCGCCGCATTTCCGTCATCCACTACCTGGCGGACCAGACCAACCTGCTGGCGCTGAACGCGGCCATCGAGGCGGCGCGCGCGGGCGAGCACGGACGCGGCTTTTCCGTGGTGGCGGCAGAGGTGCGCACGCTGGCGGAGCGCAGCCAGGAAGCGGCGCGGGAAATCGGCGCCATCGCGGCCAGCAGCAGCGGCGTGGCGGACCGCAGCGCGGGGCTGATGACGGCGCTGGAGCCCGTCATCCGCGAAGCGGCCGCCCTGATGGAAGAAGTGGCCGAATCCAGCACGCGCCAGTCGGAACAGCTGGCGGGGGTGGGAGAACGGACGGTTGAGATGGACCAGATCACCCAGAACAACGTGGCCGCGTCGCAGGAACTGTCCTCCACCGCCGAAAAGCTGGCGGCCGAGGCGGACCAGCTGCAGGCGCTGGTGAGCTTCTTTCGCATCCGGGGGCACCATGACCGCTGA